The DNA window AGGTGCAGGTCGAGGTCGCGTACGCGGGAATCTGTGGGACCGATCTGCACATCCTGCATGGCGCCATGGCGGATCGGGTGCGGCTGCCGGCCGTTCTCGGGCACGAGTCGTCCGGGCGGATCGCCGCTCTCGGCGAAGGCGTCGAGGGATGGCGGGAGGGCGATCTGGTCGCGGTCCTGCCGCTGCGGTGGTGCGGTGAGTGCGCCGCGTGCCTCGCTGGCCACACGCACGTCTGCCAGCGGCTCAAGGTGATCGGGGTCGATCTGCCCGGCGCGATGCAGGGTCGGTGGAACGTACCCGCCGACACGCTTGTCGCGCTGCCGCGCGAGCTCCCGCTCGACCACGCCGCGCTCGTCGAGCCCACCGCGGTCGCCGTGCATGACGTACGGACGGCCGCCGTGCAGCCGGGCGAGAAGGCCGTCATCGTCGGCGGCGGCCCGATCGGGCTGCTCATCGGGTGCGTCGTCCGCGCCGAGGGTGGCGAGCCCGTCGTCGTCGAGCTCGACGCGCACCGCCGGGCCGTCGCCGAACGGATCGGCCTGCCGACGATCGACCCGGCCGAGGTCGACGTCGCCGCGTACGTCGAGGACTGGACCGGCGGGGGAGGCGCGCCGGTGTCGTTCGAGGTCTCCGGCGCTGAGGCGGGCATGCGGACGGCGACCGACGTACTCGCCGTCCGCGGCCGCTGCGTGGTCGTGGCGATCCATACCGAGCCGAAGCCGGTCGACCTCAACCGGATCTTTCTGCGGGAGCTGCGCCTGTTCGGTGCCCGCGTTTACGAACGCCAGGACTTCGAGCACGCCGTCGACCTGGTCGCTGCCGGCACGGTGCCGGCGGGCGAGCTGATCTCGCGCATCGTCCCGATCACGAACGCCGGCGAGGCGTTCGACCTCCTGCAGTCCGGCGGTGGCGTGGTCAAGGTCCTCGTCGATTGCCAAGCCGAATGACCTGGGCCGACGAGGTCGCCGAAGCGTTCGGTCTCGCGGACGTCGTGCGGGCGGAGGAGCACACGTACCGCAGCTCGCAGACCTGGCGGTTCGAGACCGCCGACGGCGCGACGTACCTCGTCAAGGAGGTGCCGGCCGACTGGCGGCGCCAGCTGGAAGCCGCGAACGCGTTCGAACACCGTGCCGCCGCGGCGGGTCTCCCGATGCCGCGGCCCGTCGGCGGGCTCGTCGACGTGGGTGGGCGGCTGGTCCGCGTCTCTACCTGGCACGACGAGGTCGAGCATCCACCGACGACGGATCCGCGCTGGCTCGGCCGGACGCTCGCGACGCTGCACGAGGTCCAGCCGCTCGACGCCAGCGTTCCGCCGGAGCCGCAGTGGTACGGCATCGAGCCAGCCGCGCGATGGGAGGAACGGCTGGAGCTCGCCCAAGCACGCAAGGCGTTCAGGGCCGACCTCCTGAGCGAGCGCCTCCCGTTCATCATCGCCGAGACCGCTCGGATCGCCGACGCGTTCGATCAAGCCGGCGACTACGTCTTCACCCATCGCGACGTCGAGCCGTGGAACGTCCTGCACACCCGCGACGGCACGCAGCTCATCGACTGGGACACCGCGGGACCGGACAGCGCGCGGCTCGAGGCGGCGCACGCGATCCTCGACTTCGCCCGCAATGACGGCGGCGACCCCGACCCGGCGTACGTCGCCGCGGCCCGCGAGGCGTACGGGCGAACGTTCGAAGGCGACCACGTCCTGGCCCGGCGGCTCGGCCTGATGATCGCCCGAATGGCCGAGCGCGTCGACGTCCTCACCGGCCTGGCGCACGCCGGCTCGATGGACCTCGCCGACGCCGAGCAGCGTGTCCGCGATCGGCTCGACGGCCTGCCCGCGTTCGCCGCCGACCTCCGCGAGTGGTCTGCGCTGTTCCGCGTCTGACCTGCGGCAAGCGCATCCGTGGCCTCGAACTAATTTCTTTCCGGGGTAGCGGATTTCCCCGTCGGCACCTATGGTCGTGCTACAAATCTCGTTCGCGACCCGTGGCCACGAGCCCCCAGGGCGCGGAGGAGAGGCATGCCCGCACATCACGGTTGGGGTGCCTTCACGTGAAGCCGCCTTGACTTGATTCCTGTTACCTGTAACCGTCTGCAACGTGGGAAATTGGGCCTGGGAACCCAGCCGACCACAGGGCAGACGTACATGTGGTGGCGCCCGATTCGCCGGGTGTGCACCAACGCACTCGGAGGTGAGACTTCTCATGGCTTCGTCGCAGCCATCCGCCGGCTTCAACCGGCGTGAACTCCTCCGCAAGACCGGAGGGTTCGCCGCGCTCGCGGCGTTCGCCGCCGCCTGCGGAGGCAACACGGGACGTACGCCCTCCGGCGGGGGCGGAGGCGGGAGCGGCAGCAATGTCACGCTCGAGCAGTGGTACCACCAGTACGGGGAGAAGGGCACCAAGGAAGCGGCGCTCAAGTACGCCGCGGCCTACAAAGAGGCCAAGGTCAACGTCGGCTGGTTCCCCGGTGACTACGGCGGCCGCCTGTCGACC is part of the Tenggerimyces flavus genome and encodes:
- a CDS encoding zinc-dependent alcohol dehydrogenase, whose translation is MRAALFTGQQSLVVEEREAVPPAAGEVQVEVAYAGICGTDLHILHGAMADRVRLPAVLGHESSGRIAALGEGVEGWREGDLVAVLPLRWCGECAACLAGHTHVCQRLKVIGVDLPGAMQGRWNVPADTLVALPRELPLDHAALVEPTAVAVHDVRTAAVQPGEKAVIVGGGPIGLLIGCVVRAEGGEPVVVELDAHRRAVAERIGLPTIDPAEVDVAAYVEDWTGGGGAPVSFEVSGAEAGMRTATDVLAVRGRCVVVAIHTEPKPVDLNRIFLRELRLFGARVYERQDFEHAVDLVAAGTVPAGELISRIVPITNAGEAFDLLQSGGGVVKVLVDCQAE
- a CDS encoding phosphotransferase enzyme family protein, producing the protein MTWADEVAEAFGLADVVRAEEHTYRSSQTWRFETADGATYLVKEVPADWRRQLEAANAFEHRAAAAGLPMPRPVGGLVDVGGRLVRVSTWHDEVEHPPTTDPRWLGRTLATLHEVQPLDASVPPEPQWYGIEPAARWEERLELAQARKAFRADLLSERLPFIIAETARIADAFDQAGDYVFTHRDVEPWNVLHTRDGTQLIDWDTAGPDSARLEAAHAILDFARNDGGDPDPAYVAAAREAYGRTFEGDHVLARRLGLMIARMAERVDVLTGLAHAGSMDLADAEQRVRDRLDGLPAFAADLREWSALFRV